A single window of Bombyx mori chromosome 9, ASM3026992v2 DNA harbors:
- the DnaJ-10 gene encoding DnaJ (Hsp40) homolog 10 (The RefSeq protein has 1 substitution compared to this genomic sequence), translating into MGLLDLCEKYFNSSNLYEVLQIPETASEKEVKKAYHKLSLKVHPDRVSEDQKLEATEKFKVLGSIHEILSDKNKRAVYDETKSVDDDDFNVLVDKDWTVYWRHLFKKITEEDIKAYEKEYTGSQEEKDDLKQAYLTGKGDMDYITDHVQFARTEHEPRIREILNKMIKDGEIPAYKIFTHEPAKKKQKRIAKENREAKEAEELKQELGMTSGPNNLELMIRQKQ; encoded by the exons atggGTCTCTTGGATTTATgtgaaaagtattttaattcatCAAATTTATATGAAGTATTACAAATACCCGAAACTGCTAGCGAAAAAGAAG TGAAAAAGGCCTACCACAAACTATCGCTAAAGGTACATCCTGATCGAGTTAGTGAAGATCAAAAACTAGAGGCAACAGAAAAGTTCAAAGTACTTGGAAGTATTCATGAAATACTTAGCGACAAAAACAAACGAGCAGTTTACGATGAAACAAAGagtgttgatgatgatgactttAATGTCTTAGTAGACAAAGACTGGACAGTCTACTGGAGGCatttattcaaaaaaattaCAGAAGAAGACATAAAAGCTTATGAAAAAGAATATACTG GTTCACAAGAAGAGAAGGATGATCTAAAACAAGCCTATCTAACTGGTAAAGGTGACATGGACTACATTACAGATCATGTTCAATTTGCTAGAACTGAACATGAACCGAGAATCAGGGAAATCCTCAAT AAAATGATAAAAGATGGTGAAATTCCtgcatataaaatatttacacatgaACCAgctaaaaagaaacaaaaacgaATTGCAAAAGAAAACCGTGAGGCGAAAGAAGCTGAAGAATTGAAGCAGGAATTAGGAATGACATCAG GACCCAATAGTTTAGAGTTAATGATCAGACAGAAACAACAA
- the DnaJ-10 gene encoding dnaJ (Hsp40) homolog 10 isoform X1: MGLLDLCEKYFNSSNLYEVLQIPETASEKEVKKAYHKLSLKVHPDRVSEDQKLEATEKFKVLGSIHEILSDKNKRAVYDETKSVDDDDFNVLVDKDWTVYWRHLFKKITEEDIKAYEKEYTGSQEEKDDLKQAYLTGKGDMDYITDHVQFARTEHEPRIREILNKMIKDGEIPAYKIFTHEPAKKKQKRIAKENREAKEAEELKQELGMTSGPNSLELMIRQKQQSRGQQLDSFIDNLATKYGGSNKPKGTKRKAASKTEATTKNKRRK; encoded by the exons atggGTCTCTTGGATTTATgtgaaaagtattttaattcatCAAATTTATATGAAGTATTACAAATACCCGAAACTGCTAGCGAAAAAGAAG TGAAAAAGGCCTACCACAAACTATCGCTAAAGGTACATCCTGATCGAGTTAGTGAAGATCAAAAACTAGAGGCAACAGAAAAGTTCAAAGTACTTGGAAGTATTCATGAAATACTTAGCGACAAAAACAAACGAGCAGTTTACGATGAAACAAAGagtgttgatgatgatgactttAATGTCTTAGTAGACAAAGACTGGACAGTCTACTGGAGGCatttattcaaaaaaattaCAGAAGAAGACATAAAAGCTTATGAAAAAGAATATACTG GTTCACAAGAAGAGAAGGATGATCTAAAACAAGCCTATCTAACTGGTAAAGGTGACATGGACTACATTACAGATCATGTTCAATTTGCTAGAACTGAACATGAACCGAGAATCAGGGAAATCCTCAAT AAAATGATAAAAGATGGTGAAATTCCtgcatataaaatatttacacatgaACCAgctaaaaagaaacaaaaacgaATTGCAAAAGAAAACCGTGAGGCGAAAGAAGCTGAAGAATTGAAGCAGGAATTAGGAATGACATCAG GACCCAATAGTTTAGAGTTAATGATCAGACAGAAACAACAATCTAGAGGTCAACAGCTAGATTCGTTTATAGATAACTTGGCAACTAAGTATGGTGGTAGCAATAAACCTAAGGGCACCAAAAGGAAGGCTGCTTCGAAAACGGAGGCaacaactaaaaataaaagaaggaaATAA
- the LOC101741622 gene encoding uncharacterized protein LOC101741622 gives MNTIDLAASDSESTSSKSIDNNEQPKLDEKYHDNKMNAKDHNNECGNDVTPQLIDDSEVKLKERIAQCRDIIESLKLELKEEKEKQNALKVSPAHFESISNNSPTFSLTSNNQELDDLELSKSIYSTCIDNKMNYGVNINEYEKQLQRYQHTLNIAQTEKKNAIRKQMLTKAFKLKLLEVENQCNIELLRVKQSLQCLEPLQMIASKWKSSSDDLYDTNNFELLPRFPEFDPNSGCDFHSLKDDIANNFDSELFENGTHTLNRI, from the coding sequence ATGAATACGATTGATTTAGCAGCAAGTGACAGCGAATCAACATCTTCAAAATCTATAGATAATAACGAACAACCTAAACTTGATGAAAAATATcatgataataaaatgaatgCCAAAGACCATAATAATGAGTGTGGAAATGATGTTACTCCACAATTGATCGATGACAGTGAAGTAAAACTCAAGGAAAGGATAGCGCAATGCAGAGATATAATAGAATCATTGAAATTAGAATTGAAAGAGGAAAAGGAGAAACAAAATGCACTTAAAGTTTCCCCTGCTCATTTTGAATCCATTTCCAATAACAGTCCCACATTTTCTTTGACTTCTAATAATCAAGAACTGGATGATCTAGAATTATCAAAAAGCATCTATAGTACGTGCATCGACAATAAAATGAACTATGGAGTTAATATCAATGAGTATGAGAAACAACTTCAAAGATATCAACACACACTAAATATAGCTCAAACGGAAAAGAAAAACGCTATTAGGAAGCAAATGTTAACAAAAGCTTTTAAACTAAAACTTTTGGAAGTAGAAAATCAGTGTAATATTGAACTATTAAGAGTTAAACAAAGCTTACAATGCTTGGAGCCTTTACAGATGATTGCCAGTAAATGGAAGTCTAGTTCTGATGATCTTTATGATACCAATAATTTTGAGCTTTTGCCGAGATTTCCTGAATTCGACCCTAATTCAGGTTGCGATTTTCACTCACTCAAAGACGATATCGCTAACAATTTCGATTCGGAACTTTTTGAAAATGGTACGCATACTTTAAATAGAATTTGA